The Pseudomonas protegens genome contains the following window.
CGGTCTTCCCTTTTAGCCACCCTCTCGGGTGGCTTTTTTTACCTTTGAGCCCCCTGAAAACGCAATTGGCCGACCCGAGGGTCAGCCAATTGCCTGTCTTGCTACCGATGGCTCCGGGTTATACCAGGCGCCCGCGAATCTCCTGCTTCACCCCCCATCCTTCAATGATGCCGCCCAGAGGCTCGACCACGGCCTCGAAGTCCTGTTCAAAATCCCCGATGCCGCCATGGGTGGCGTACATCACCTTGCTCAGTTCCAGATACCAGGCGCCGTCATCACGCACGCTGACCTGGGCGTTCAAGGATTCACCGCGAAACTGTCCTGCCGCCCTGCGCGCCCGCTCCTCATCCGGAAAAATGGCGTAGAACTCGATGGGATGGAATCGTGAAAAATCAAAACCGCCTTCTTTCATGCGGCGCAGCACACTGCTGCTGAGGTCTTCTTGAACGGCTGTGCTCATGAAACGTCCTCCTCAAACCGATGGATAGACTTTCCGCGCTTCCCGACTCGCCGGCCACGGTGACCGGCATCACGACCCGGGACGGGTCGTCAGGAAACAAGCATGGAGCTGACAAGATCAGAGCTAGGCGAAGCATTTGCTGATCTCGTTTGCAGATTAGCGCCAACGCCCGGGCGCCGCCAGAAATTGCTGCGCAAGCGATCTC
Protein-coding sequences here:
- a CDS encoding ribonuclease E inhibitor RraB → MSTAVQEDLSSSVLRRMKEGGFDFSRFHPIEFYAIFPDEERARRAAGQFRGESLNAQVSVRDDGAWYLELSKVMYATHGGIGDFEQDFEAVVEPLGGIIEGWGVKQEIRGRLV